From a single Paenibacillus sp. FSL R5-0345 genomic region:
- the aroB gene encoding 3-dehydroquinate synthase, with product MSANFRVALKKVVDHSYDIEIGETLFSALIEDLKRGIVENVSKFVIITDSKVEALYGQALLEQLIQNDFHAELFSFPAGEKSKTRETKALLEDQLLSRSYGRDCCIIAIGGGAVTDLAGFLAGTFGRGVPSLNYATTLLAAADASIGGKTGVNTPVATNLIGVFHQPSKVYIDLATWRTLPVRELRSGLAETIKHACMADAGFFEYLEQNLEQVVSLEGELILNREVCERIALYNCEIKYGVVEKDELESNLRQILNLGHTAGRALEALSGYELLHGEAIAIGLAIQVQLAERLGYVTPNQTQRVIALLQKAGLPTEIPATITNRMLIDKMYTDKKVRKGRIRFVFQEGIGSMKRFEDGSYSTPVEEHVLTELLDKIRH from the coding sequence ATGTCCGCAAATTTTAGAGTTGCCCTGAAGAAGGTTGTTGACCACTCCTACGACATTGAGATCGGAGAAACTTTATTTAGCGCACTAATAGAGGACTTAAAACGAGGTATCGTAGAAAATGTAAGCAAATTTGTGATAATTACGGATTCCAAAGTTGAAGCACTTTATGGACAAGCCTTGCTGGAACAGCTGATTCAGAATGATTTTCATGCGGAGCTTTTTTCTTTCCCCGCCGGAGAGAAATCCAAAACCCGTGAAACGAAGGCGTTGCTGGAGGATCAGCTATTAAGCCGTTCTTATGGACGAGATTGCTGTATTATTGCGATTGGAGGCGGGGCGGTAACAGATTTGGCAGGTTTTCTGGCAGGGACATTTGGCCGGGGAGTGCCGAGTTTGAACTATGCGACCACCTTATTAGCAGCAGCAGATGCATCCATTGGCGGAAAAACAGGCGTAAATACACCGGTCGCTACCAATCTAATCGGTGTATTTCATCAACCCAGCAAGGTGTACATCGACTTAGCGACATGGAGAACACTTCCGGTTCGTGAGTTGCGTAGCGGCTTAGCTGAAACGATCAAACATGCCTGCATGGCGGATGCAGGTTTTTTTGAGTATTTGGAGCAGAATTTGGAACAAGTTGTTTCTTTAGAGGGAGAGCTTATATTAAACCGAGAGGTCTGCGAACGGATTGCACTTTATAATTGTGAGATCAAGTACGGTGTGGTAGAGAAGGACGAATTGGAGAGCAATCTGCGGCAAATTCTTAATCTAGGGCATACTGCGGGTCGAGCGCTGGAGGCTTTAAGCGGTTATGAATTGTTACATGGTGAGGCTATTGCGATAGGTCTTGCTATTCAGGTGCAGTTAGCAGAGCGCTTGGGATATGTAACTCCGAACCAAACTCAGCGGGTGATTGCATTACTACAGAAGGCGGGTCTGCCTACTGAAATTCCAGCAACCATTACAAACCGAATGCTAATCGATAAAATGTATACAGATAAAAAAGTACGCAAAGGGCGCATACGGTTTGTATTCCAAGAGGGGATCGGTTCGATGAAACGTTTTGAGGATGGATCTTATTCGACTCCAGTCGAGGAACATGTCCTAACAGAACTGTTAGATAAAATCCGCCATTAA
- a CDS encoding homocysteine synthase gives MSEDRKLSFETLTVHAGQEIDPTTFARAVPLYQTTSYGFRDADHAADLFALKEFGNIYTRLMNPTTDVFEQRLAALEGGAGALATASGAAAISFSILNIAGAGDEIVSAASLYGGTYNLFSTTLPKLGIKVHFVDSDNPENFRAAINDKTKALYAETIGNPQGNVLDIEAVAAIAHEHGIPLIVDNTFPSPYLLRPIEHGADIVVHSATKFIGGHGTSIGGIIVDGGKFDWKASGKFPGLTEPDPSYHGVVYTEAVGPIAYIIKARVQLLRDLGASISPFNSWMLLQGLETLHLRMERHSQNALKVAQYLEAHADVEWVSYSGLPTHPSHELAQKYLPKGQGAILTFGIKGGSAAGRKLIENVKLFSHLANVGDSKSLIIHPASTTHAQLSDEEQTTAGVTPELLRLSIGTESIDDIIYDLEQAIAASQQ, from the coding sequence ATGTCAGAAGACCGTAAGCTGTCATTTGAAACTTTGACTGTTCATGCAGGCCAGGAAATTGATCCAACTACTTTCGCACGTGCTGTACCGCTTTATCAGACCACGTCTTATGGATTCCGTGATGCTGATCATGCAGCGGATCTGTTTGCGCTCAAAGAATTCGGTAATATTTACACTCGGCTGATGAATCCGACTACAGATGTATTTGAACAGCGTTTGGCAGCACTTGAAGGTGGAGCAGGTGCACTTGCTACAGCTTCCGGGGCAGCGGCTATTTCTTTCTCTATTCTAAATATTGCTGGTGCTGGGGATGAAATTGTATCTGCGGCAAGCCTATACGGTGGAACTTATAATTTATTTTCTACAACGCTGCCTAAGCTCGGCATTAAGGTACATTTTGTGGATTCAGACAATCCAGAGAACTTCCGTGCTGCGATTAATGATAAAACCAAAGCTTTGTATGCAGAAACCATTGGTAACCCACAGGGGAATGTATTAGATATTGAAGCCGTTGCAGCAATTGCGCATGAACACGGAATTCCTCTGATTGTGGATAATACGTTCCCAAGTCCATATTTACTGCGTCCGATTGAGCATGGAGCTGACATCGTTGTTCATTCGGCAACTAAATTCATCGGCGGGCATGGTACATCTATCGGTGGAATTATTGTGGATGGTGGTAAGTTCGATTGGAAGGCAAGCGGTAAGTTCCCAGGACTTACAGAGCCTGATCCAAGTTATCATGGTGTTGTTTATACGGAAGCTGTGGGTCCGATTGCTTATATTATTAAAGCCCGTGTTCAACTGCTTCGTGATCTAGGGGCTTCTATTTCACCATTTAACTCTTGGATGCTGCTGCAAGGGCTCGAAACACTCCATTTGCGGATGGAACGTCACAGCCAGAATGCGCTGAAGGTTGCGCAATATTTGGAGGCACACGCAGATGTAGAATGGGTAAGTTATTCTGGACTTCCTACTCATCCATCTCATGAATTAGCGCAAAAGTATTTACCTAAAGGTCAAGGAGCGATCCTTACCTTCGGTATTAAAGGTGGAAGTGCTGCGGGACGCAAGCTGATTGAAAATGTGAAGCTGTTCTCGCATTTGGCGAATGTCGGTGACTCCAAGTCATTGATTATCCATCCTGCAAGCACAACACATGCACAGCTGTCGGATGAAGAGCAAACCACAGCGGGAGTAACTCCGGAATTACTCCGCTTATCGATTGGTACGGAATCTATTGATGATATTATTTATGATCTGGAGCAGGCAATCGCCGCCAGTCAACAATAG
- the deoC gene encoding deoxyribose-phosphate aldolase, whose translation MSEITLSGIIDHTLLKADARKADIIKLAEEAKAYKFASVCVNPAWVATAHEVLKDTPEVKVCTVIGFPLGSSTTETKVFETTNAIANGAGEVDMVINIGALKDGNDELVKHDIASVVEAARGKALTKVIIEACLLTEEEKVRACKLSVEAGADFVKTSTGFSTGGATKEDIALMRATVGPNVGVKASGGVRSAEDAHVMVQAGASRIGTSGGVAIAKGETSQSSY comes from the coding sequence ATGAGCGAAATTACACTATCGGGGATCATTGATCATACACTGCTTAAAGCAGATGCACGGAAAGCAGATATCATTAAATTGGCAGAAGAAGCAAAAGCCTATAAATTTGCTTCGGTCTGCGTAAACCCTGCCTGGGTAGCTACTGCCCATGAAGTATTGAAGGATACGCCTGAAGTTAAAGTATGTACAGTTATCGGCTTCCCACTCGGATCTTCGACAACAGAGACTAAAGTATTCGAGACTACCAATGCTATTGCGAATGGTGCAGGTGAGGTAGACATGGTTATCAATATCGGAGCGCTGAAAGATGGTAACGATGAACTGGTTAAACATGATATTGCATCAGTTGTAGAAGCAGCTCGCGGCAAAGCGCTGACTAAGGTCATTATCGAGGCTTGTTTATTAACGGAAGAAGAAAAAGTACGTGCTTGCAAGCTTTCTGTTGAAGCTGGAGCAGACTTCGTAAAAACATCCACAGGATTCTCTACAGGTGGAGCAACGAAGGAAGATATCGCTCTGATGCGTGCAACAGTTGGACCTAATGTGGGTGTGAAAGCTTCCGGCGGTGTTCGTAGTGCGGAAGACGCTCATGTAATGGTACAAGCAGGCGCAAGTCGTATTGGTACTAGCGGCGGTGTAGCGATTGCTAAGGGAGAAACAAGCCAAAGCAGTTACTAA
- a CDS encoding ketoacyl-ACP synthase III gives MGHITIRQAAYYHPEHVVTNDYYLGHFQSMGKDIKRFLEVMGRDRRYIVKEKDENALTMGFKAAQKVLNEANLHGEDMDMITFASQTPEYTYPTNALLLHRMLQGKHRTITQDSNANCAGMVSAVEQTSRYMQANPSIRYALVVGSDYSSVNCNTDDEITYPNFGDAAAAVILERSEQTGFIDSLYYTDSEGSENIMFPACGLSNIYHEDITPEQIRIRWTPFDGTVCVDAAVADMKELLSRNGLTTDDISAFCLSQFSLKNIELIQEGLGLTDEKFIYVGDEFGYTATSSPFIAFQRGVEDGRIKRGDYVFFWSVGAGWQIPTMLYQY, from the coding sequence TTGGGACATATAACCATCCGCCAAGCTGCTTATTACCATCCGGAGCATGTCGTAACTAATGATTATTATTTGGGGCATTTCCAGAGTATGGGCAAGGACATCAAGCGATTCCTGGAAGTCATGGGTCGTGACCGGAGATACATCGTAAAAGAAAAGGATGAGAATGCCCTAACGATGGGATTCAAAGCCGCCCAAAAAGTGTTAAATGAAGCCAATTTGCATGGGGAAGATATGGACATGATTACGTTCGCTTCTCAGACACCGGAATATACCTACCCTACCAACGCACTTCTGCTACACCGTATGCTGCAAGGCAAACACCGGACCATTACACAAGATTCCAATGCCAACTGCGCAGGAATGGTATCCGCCGTGGAGCAGACAAGTCGTTATATGCAAGCTAATCCTAGCATTCGGTACGCGCTCGTCGTGGGCAGTGACTATAGCTCGGTAAATTGCAATACAGATGATGAAATTACTTACCCTAACTTCGGAGATGCCGCAGCAGCTGTCATTCTGGAACGGAGCGAGCAAACTGGCTTCATTGACTCCCTTTATTACACTGATTCTGAGGGCTCTGAGAACATTATGTTCCCTGCTTGCGGTCTTTCGAATATTTATCATGAAGACATTACACCGGAGCAAATTCGGATACGCTGGACCCCCTTTGACGGTACAGTATGTGTAGATGCGGCCGTTGCAGACATGAAGGAGCTTCTCTCAAGAAACGGCCTGACTACAGATGATATATCTGCCTTCTGCCTTTCACAATTCTCTCTCAAAAATATCGAACTCATCCAAGAGGGTCTTGGACTTACTGATGAGAAATTCATCTACGTAGGTGACGAGTTCGGGTATACAGCAACAAGCAGTCCTTTTATCGCCTTTCAACGCGGAGTCGAAGACGGACGAATCAAACGTGGCGATTATGTCTTCTTTTGGTCAGTCGGCGCTGGCTGGCAAATTCCTACAATGCTTTATCAATATTAA
- a CDS encoding prohibitin family protein codes for MNMQMNPKLKQLRPGKIVSGVAAVLIVLLIGANSFVSVEYGHVGLYKTFGKLNDNTLSPGIHFKIPFIQTVIQVNTQVTKAETDTSASSKDLQPVSTHVAVNYSVNKASAFNLMNNIGGNFDNVIINPAIQEIVKEVTAKYPAEDLITRRDVVSSEISEHLTARLAKYDLIVNDINIVNFKFSEAFNQSIEAKQVAQQQALKAENDLRRIEIEAKQKIAQAQAEAESLRLKKQEVTPELVQLKQIEVQEKALEKWNGVLPSVTGGATPFVDIQSLTK; via the coding sequence ATGAATATGCAAATGAATCCGAAATTGAAACAGCTGCGTCCGGGAAAAATAGTTAGCGGTGTTGCAGCAGTGCTCATTGTATTGTTGATTGGCGCAAACTCTTTTGTATCTGTGGAATATGGGCATGTAGGTTTGTACAAAACCTTTGGTAAATTAAATGACAACACGTTGTCACCCGGCATTCATTTTAAAATTCCATTTATTCAGACGGTAATTCAGGTCAATACGCAGGTAACGAAGGCGGAGACCGATACTTCAGCTTCTTCAAAAGATCTTCAACCTGTATCCACACATGTAGCAGTGAATTATTCCGTAAACAAGGCTTCCGCCTTTAATCTGATGAACAATATCGGAGGTAATTTTGACAATGTAATTATCAATCCGGCCATTCAGGAAATCGTCAAGGAAGTGACGGCAAAATATCCAGCAGAAGATTTGATTACGCGCCGTGATGTAGTGTCTAGTGAGATCAGTGAGCATTTAACTGCTAGGCTGGCAAAATATGACCTGATCGTCAACGATATTAACATCGTTAACTTTAAATTCTCGGAGGCGTTCAATCAGTCCATTGAAGCGAAGCAGGTTGCTCAGCAGCAGGCGCTAAAAGCGGAGAATGATCTTCGTAGGATTGAAATCGAAGCGAAGCAAAAAATCGCCCAGGCGCAAGCAGAGGCTGAATCTCTAAGACTTAAGAAGCAGGAGGTTACACCTGAGCTGGTGCAGCTGAAGCAAATTGAGGTCCAAGAGAAAGCGTTAGAAAAATGGAACGGCGTGCTGCCGTCAGTAACAGGGGGAGCGACTCCATTTGTGGATATTCAATCCCTGACGAAATAA